From Anopheles arabiensis isolate DONGOLA chromosome 3, AaraD3, whole genome shotgun sequence, a single genomic window includes:
- the LOC120904844 gene encoding pickpocket protein 28-like: MDSRSVSNFELKAINAWDKRNFTRGIKSLFLEYCSNSTVHGIKYFGCKRRTLFEKIWWIATFLLSVYGCGRLIQNIYRKWEQTPVIVSFAEKSTPVWQIPFPAVTICPETKARSEYLNFSQVYFQMNDTWRDEMANETYDRFRAVAQVCDAHILRGVSLNQTTDPACVDLLKNVSMPLESALFFCKWRNDAGLCSEFFTETITEEGICFTFNSQSAGEMLRLDELHSDYEYISEKRQSPLWSLEKGYAENTDLDTYPVRVLGAGARAGLYVLLNLYERDTDFICRGPVQGFKILLHTSSEYPQVSKQYYRVPLHQEVIISVKPQMITTSDGLRDYTPERRQCFFNHERHLKYFKVYTQQNCELECTTNYTLRKCGCVKFSMPRDDRTEVCGASKIDCYNDAEDELLEEDVKFIVDKSRDYRAKCNCLPACTSVQYDAEISQADLDWKSLFSAFRQSLGEQDGAQFARLTIYFKEAQFITSKRSELYGVTDFLANCGGLLGLFMGVSLLSLAELIYFCSIRPFTILRAYRAKRRESNVFFDAPPPIVEKPKDF; the protein is encoded by the exons ATGGATTCGCGGTCGGTGAGCAATTTCGAGCTGAAAGCCATCAACGCGTGGGATAAGCGCAACTTCACGCGCGGCATCAAGAGTTTGTTTCTGGAGTACTGCTCCAACAGTACCGTGCACGGCATCAAGTACTTTGgctgcaagcgacgaaccctgtTCGAGAA GATATGGTGGATCGCGACGTTCCTGCTGTCGGTGTACGGGTGCGGCCGGCTGATCCAGAACATTTACCGCAAGTGGGAACAGACGCCGGTGATTGTGAGCTTCGCGGAAAAGTCCACCCCGGTGTGGCAGATCCCATTCCCCGCCGTCACGATCTGCCCGGAAACGAAGGCCCGCAGCGAGTACCTTAACTTCTCGCAGGTATACTTTCAGATGAACGATACCTGGCGCGACGAGATGGCGAACGAAAC TTACGATCGCTTCCGTGCCGTTGCCCAGGTGTGCGATGCGCACATTCTGCGTGGCGTCAGCTTGAATCAAACGACCGACCCGGCCTGCGTGGACCTGCTGAAGAATGTGTCGATGCCGCTCGAGTCGGCACTGTTTTTCTGCAAATGGCGCAACGATGCGGGGCTGTGCAGCGAGTTCTTCACGGAAACGATCACCGAGGAAGGGATCTGTTTCACGTTCAACTCACAGTCTGCGGGGGAAATGTTAAGGTTGGACGAGCTGCACAGTGACTATGAGTACATCTCGGAGAAGCGACAGTCTCCGCTGTGGTCGCTAGAGAAGGGCTATGCAGAGAATACCGATCTCGATACGTATCCGGTGCGAGTACTGGGTGCCGGTGCTCGTGCAGGACTGTACGTGCTATTAAATCTGTACGAGCGGGATACGGATTTTATTTGTCGT gGCCCTGTGCAAGGATTTAAAATATTGCTCCACACGTCCAGCGAGTATCCGCAGGTGTCGAAGCAGTACTATCGCGTCCCGCTCCACCAGGAAGTAATCATATCGGTCAAACCGCAGATGATTACCACCTCCGATGGGTTGCGCGACTATACCCCGGAAAG GCGACAGTGCTTCTTCAACCACGAGCGCCACCTCAAATACTTCAAGGTGTACACGCAGCAAAACTGTGAGCTGGAGTGCACCACCAACTACACGCTGCGCAAGTGCGGCTGCGTCAAGTTCTCGATGCCCCGGGACGACCGGACGGAGGTGTGCGGCGCGAGCAAGATCGACTGCTACAACGATGCGgaggacgagctgctcgaggaGGACGTCAAGTTCATCGTGGACAAATCGCGCGACTATCGCGCCAAGTGCAACTGTCTGCCGGCCTGCACGTCCGTGCAGTACGATGCGGAAATCTCGCAGGCCGATCTCGACTGGAAGAGCCTGTTCTCTGCCTTCCGGCAGTCGCTCGGCGAACAGGACGGGGCACAGTTTGCCCGGCTGACGATCTATTTCAAGGAGGCACAGTTTATCACGTCGAAGCGGAGCGAGCTGTACGGTGTGACCGATTTTCTGGCCAACTGTGGCGGGCTGCTGGGGCTGTTCATGGGCGTGAGTTTGCTGAGCTTGGCCGAGCTGATTTACTTCTGCTCGATACGACCGTTCACCATACTGCGCGCGTATCGGGCCAAGCGGCGCGAATCGAACGTCTTCTTCGATGCACCGCCGCCAATCGTCGAGAAGCCGAAAGACTTTTAA